A genomic segment from Flavobacterium inviolabile encodes:
- the metH gene encoding methionine synthase, with protein sequence MAEADCKKYLKLSGLEPLLITPESIFVNVGERTNVTGSRKFLRLIKEEKYEEALDIARMQVEGGAQIIDINMDEGMLDGVYAMTKFLNLIASEPDISRVPVMIDSSKWEIIEAGLKVAQGKCVVNSISLKEGEELFIHHAKLVKRYGAAVIVMAFDEVGQADTYERRLEICKRSYDVLVDKVGFPPEDIIFDPNIFPVATGMEEHRRNAIDFFLATKWIRENLPYTNVSGGVSNVSFSFRGNDRVREAMHSAFLYHAIQHGMSMGIVNPEMLEVYDEIPKDLLEHVEDVLLDRRDDATERLLAFAENVKGDVKTTEKQAQEWRTGSVQDKLTYALVKGIDEFIETDVEEARLQAAKPIEVIEINLMNGMNVVGDLFGSGKMFLPQVVKSARVMKKAVAYLLPFIEAEKGGASRSAGKILMATVKGDVHDIGKNIVSVVLGCNNFEIIDLGVMVPPEKIIETAVKEQVDIIGLSGLITPSLDEMVYLAKEMDKLNIKIPLMIGGATTSRAHTAVKIAPEYSDTVVHVNDASRAVTVAGNLINQHVKLDYAKTIRSEYDELREGFLNRSRDKNFLTIEEARKNKLQLDWDGFTAQQPNFTGIRTISLNVSELVDYIDWTPFFRTWDLHGKYPNILEDEVVGEQAVILFQDAQKMLQQLIAENWLEAKGIYGIFPASQVNDDDIELYDENGNVLDTFLTLRQQSQKTKGAPNIALSDFITPKTIGKKDYMGAFCVTTGFGVDEKAAAFEAEHDDYNSIMIKALGDRFAEAFAEYLHEKIRKEIWGYASDEVLSNDELISEKYKGIRPAPGYPACPDHLEKSTIWKVLQVEENIGVTLTESLAMWPASSVSGYYFGNPESKYFGLGKIKEDQVRDYAKRRNVSYEYAEKWLNPNIAD encoded by the coding sequence ATGGCAGAAGCAGACTGTAAAAAATATTTAAAATTATCAGGACTCGAACCGTTGTTAATCACACCGGAAAGTATTTTCGTGAATGTCGGGGAACGTACCAATGTTACCGGCTCGCGAAAATTTTTGCGTTTGATAAAAGAAGAGAAATATGAAGAAGCATTAGATATTGCCCGGATGCAGGTAGAAGGAGGGGCACAGATTATTGATATTAATATGGATGAAGGAATGCTGGATGGTGTTTATGCCATGACAAAATTCCTGAATCTGATTGCCTCCGAACCGGATATTTCAAGGGTTCCGGTAATGATTGACAGTTCCAAATGGGAAATCATTGAAGCCGGATTAAAAGTAGCCCAGGGAAAATGTGTGGTAAACTCCATCAGCTTAAAAGAAGGGGAAGAACTGTTTATTCATCATGCCAAACTCGTAAAACGATATGGTGCAGCGGTAATTGTCATGGCCTTCGATGAGGTCGGACAAGCCGATACTTACGAACGCCGTCTCGAAATCTGTAAACGTTCGTATGACGTTTTAGTAGATAAAGTAGGATTCCCGCCCGAAGATATTATTTTCGATCCCAATATTTTCCCGGTAGCAACCGGAATGGAAGAACACCGCCGTAATGCGATCGATTTCTTTCTGGCAACAAAATGGATCCGGGAAAACTTGCCGTATACCAATGTGAGCGGCGGGGTGAGCAATGTTTCCTTTTCTTTCAGAGGAAACGACAGGGTACGGGAAGCGATGCACTCAGCCTTTTTATACCATGCCATTCAGCACGGTATGTCGATGGGTATTGTCAATCCGGAAATGCTGGAAGTATATGATGAGATCCCGAAAGACTTACTGGAACATGTAGAAGATGTATTGTTAGACCGCCGGGACGATGCCACCGAACGCTTGCTGGCATTTGCCGAAAATGTAAAAGGCGATGTAAAAACAACCGAAAAACAGGCTCAGGAATGGCGAACCGGTTCGGTACAGGATAAACTCACGTATGCTTTGGTAAAAGGAATCGATGAGTTTATAGAAACAGATGTGGAAGAAGCAAGACTACAGGCAGCGAAACCTATTGAAGTAATTGAGATCAACCTGATGAACGGTATGAATGTCGTGGGCGATTTATTCGGCAGCGGAAAAATGTTCTTGCCACAGGTTGTAAAATCGGCACGGGTTATGAAAAAAGCGGTTGCCTATCTGTTACCTTTTATTGAAGCGGAAAAAGGAGGGGCTTCCCGTTCTGCCGGAAAAATACTGATGGCAACCGTAAAAGGCGATGTACACGATATCGGTAAAAACATCGTATCGGTAGTATTGGGATGCAACAACTTTGAAATTATCGATCTGGGAGTAATGGTACCACCCGAAAAAATCATTGAAACGGCGGTAAAAGAGCAGGTCGATATTATCGGATTAAGCGGACTGATCACGCCGTCATTGGATGAAATGGTTTACCTGGCCAAAGAAATGGACAAACTGAATATCAAAATTCCGTTGATGATTGGCGGTGCGACCACTTCACGCGCACATACGGCAGTGAAGATTGCACCGGAATATTCCGACACCGTAGTCCATGTAAACGATGCCTCTAGAGCGGTAACCGTTGCCGGAAACCTGATTAATCAGCATGTAAAGCTTGATTATGCGAAAACCATCCGTTCCGAATATGATGAACTGCGCGAAGGATTCCTGAATCGTTCCCGTGATAAAAACTTCCTGACTATTGAAGAAGCACGAAAAAACAAACTTCAGTTGGATTGGGATGGTTTTACGGCACAGCAGCCCAATTTTACAGGAATCCGGACAATAAGCCTGAATGTAAGCGAACTGGTTGATTATATCGACTGGACACCGTTTTTCAGAACCTGGGATTTACACGGGAAATACCCGAATATCTTAGAAGATGAGGTAGTAGGCGAACAGGCGGTGATCTTATTCCAGGATGCGCAAAAAATGCTGCAGCAATTAATTGCCGAAAACTGGCTGGAAGCCAAAGGGATTTACGGCATCTTTCCGGCCAGCCAGGTTAATGATGACGATATAGAACTGTATGATGAAAACGGAAATGTACTCGACACCTTTTTGACGTTGCGCCAGCAATCCCAAAAAACAAAAGGAGCACCGAATATAGCGCTATCCGATTTTATCACGCCGAAAACCATTGGCAAAAAAGACTATATGGGCGCTTTTTGCGTGACCACAGGATTTGGTGTCGATGAAAAAGCGGCGGCTTTTGAAGCGGAACATGACGATTACAACTCCATTATGATAAAAGCATTAGGCGACCGTTTTGCGGAAGCTTTTGCCGAATACCTGCATGAAAAGATCAGAAAAGAAATCTGGGGGTATGCTTCCGATGAGGTATTGAGTAATGACGAACTGATTTCCGAAAAATACAAAGGGATTCGTCCGGCTCCGGGATATCCGGCCTGTCCGGATCACCTGGAAAAAAGTACCATCTGGAAAGTATTGCAAGTCGAAGAAAATATAGGGGTAACGCTAACGGAAAGCCTGGCGATGTGGCCGGCGTCTTCTGTATCCGGATACTATTTCGGCAACCCCGAAAGCAAGTATTTCGGACTCGGGAAAATCAAAGAAGACCAGGTCCGGGATTATGCCAAACGAAGAAATGTTTCCTATGAATATGCCGAAAAATGGCTTAACCCGAATATCGCCGACTAA
- the metF gene encoding methylenetetrahydrofolate reductase [NAD(P)H], translating to MKVTQHIENAQGKSLFSFEILPPLKGQNIQCIFDNIEPLMEYKPPFIDVTYHREEYEYKELPNGLLEKRIVKKRPGTVGICSAIQNKYQVDAIPHILCGGFTKEDTENFLIDMDFLGIDNVVALRGDAVKSEIYFKPEKEGNHYASELVTQISNLNKGIYLDDHLQNTNKTNFCIGVAGYPEKHMEAPSLDSDIHFLKQKIHNGADYIITQMFFDNRKFFEFVAKCRKEGITVPIIPGLKPISTKKQLNQIPHRFKVDLPDDLIMEVVKAADNEAVKQIGIEWCIEQSKELVKAGIPVLHYYSMGRSENIKQIAEAVF from the coding sequence ATGAAAGTTACCCAACATATAGAAAACGCCCAGGGAAAATCATTATTTTCCTTTGAGATATTACCGCCTTTAAAAGGACAGAACATCCAGTGTATTTTTGACAACATTGAACCTTTAATGGAATACAAACCGCCGTTTATAGACGTGACTTACCACCGGGAAGAATACGAATATAAAGAATTGCCAAACGGACTGCTCGAAAAGAGGATCGTGAAGAAACGTCCCGGAACAGTTGGTATTTGTTCGGCAATTCAGAATAAATATCAGGTGGATGCCATTCCGCATATTTTATGCGGCGGGTTTACCAAAGAAGACACCGAAAATTTCCTGATTGATATGGACTTTTTGGGGATCGATAATGTTGTGGCATTGCGTGGTGATGCGGTAAAAAGTGAGATTTACTTTAAACCGGAAAAAGAAGGAAATCATTATGCCAGTGAACTGGTAACCCAGATCAGCAACCTGAACAAAGGGATCTACCTGGATGATCATTTGCAAAACACGAACAAGACCAACTTTTGCATTGGTGTGGCCGGTTATCCGGAAAAGCACATGGAAGCGCCCAGCCTGGACAGTGACATTCACTTTCTGAAACAAAAAATACACAACGGAGCCGATTATATCATCACCCAGATGTTTTTTGACAACCGTAAGTTTTTTGAATTTGTAGCCAAATGCCGCAAAGAAGGGATCACAGTTCCGATTATACCGGGGCTAAAACCAATATCGACAAAGAAACAATTAAACCAGATACCACATCGATTTAAAGTGGACTTACCGGATGACCTTATTATGGAAGTCGTAAAGGCAGCCGATAACGAAGCAGTCAAACAGATCGGAATTGAATGGTGTATTGAACAAAGCAAAGAATTGGTAAAGGCCGGAATACCGGTCTTACATTACTATTCGATGGGCCGTTCCGAAAACATCAAACAAATAGCCGAAGCGGTTTTTTAG
- a CDS encoding acyloxyacyl hydrolase, giving the protein MRVYFNLLLLFSCIAFSQTAKEKQYFVDANYFYGNILPHNNAIKHLITAHPEGVLLSVSRKTFGDKAWQAEYNFPDYGLSFQYQHNKNEALGNMYGVYGHYSFYFLKRNLQFRVGQGIAYNTNPYDKENNFRNFAYSTHLMPSTYFMLNYNRQQIWKGLGLQAGLLLVHHSNANIKAPNTSTNTLAFNLGLNYNLEQQEPEYQHTKDSVRFTQPLKYNVVFRSGVNESDVIGSGQYPFYVLSAYVDKRIGRKSALQLGGEIFWSKFQEEYIRYMAIAYYEKNNDPDVDYRRAGVFVGHELFVNKLSFEAQLGAYVYNPAKINGSLYQRIGLKYYLSDKIFGALSLKTHAAKAEALEFGLGIRL; this is encoded by the coding sequence ATGCGCGTTTATTTTAATCTTTTATTACTTTTTTCATGTATTGCCTTCTCACAAACTGCAAAGGAAAAGCAGTATTTTGTGGATGCCAATTACTTTTACGGAAACATACTCCCGCACAATAACGCAATCAAGCATTTGATAACGGCACATCCGGAAGGCGTTTTGCTTAGTGTGAGCCGTAAAACTTTTGGCGATAAAGCCTGGCAGGCAGAATATAATTTCCCGGATTACGGACTTTCTTTCCAGTACCAGCACAATAAAAATGAAGCCCTGGGAAATATGTACGGGGTATACGGGCATTACAGTTTTTACTTTTTAAAGCGAAACCTGCAATTCCGTGTAGGGCAGGGAATCGCTTACAATACCAATCCGTACGATAAAGAAAATAACTTCAGGAATTTTGCCTATAGTACCCACCTGATGCCGTCCACCTATTTTATGCTGAATTATAACCGGCAGCAAATCTGGAAAGGGCTGGGATTACAGGCGGGATTGTTACTGGTTCACCATTCGAATGCCAATATCAAAGCGCCCAATACCAGTACGAATACGCTGGCCTTTAACCTCGGACTCAACTACAACCTGGAACAGCAGGAACCGGAATATCAGCACACAAAAGACAGCGTGCGTTTTACACAGCCTTTAAAATACAATGTGGTATTTCGCAGCGGAGTGAATGAAAGTGATGTGATTGGCAGCGGACAATATCCGTTTTATGTACTTTCTGCCTATGTAGACAAACGCATTGGCCGGAAAAGTGCTTTGCAGCTGGGAGGAGAAATATTCTGGTCTAAATTTCAGGAAGAATACATCCGCTATATGGCAATTGCCTATTATGAAAAAAACAATGATCCCGATGTAGATTATAGGAGAGCCGGTGTTTTTGTAGGGCATGAACTGTTTGTTAATAAGCTTTCTTTTGAAGCACAATTGGGAGCCTATGTTTATAATCCGGCAAAAATTAACGGATCGCTATACCAGCGGATAGGATTGAAATATTATTTGTCTGATAAAATATTTGGCGCCTTAAGCTTAAAGACCCATGCGGCAAAAGCGGAAGCGCTTGAATTTGGTCTGGGAATCCGATTGTAA
- a CDS encoding head GIN domain-containing protein: MMKVTKKHTVIYLLLLAFMGLSSCDSGNAPDCLMSVGTIVSNEIAVADFDKINIAEGIELIVKQGAETKVVLETGTNLVPGISISVADGELFLRNSNGCNWLREYNTTRVYVTVPDLKNIYSASQFNVKSDGVLHFPDFKLQSGMFADTASGIFELEVNCTNLVVEDNRASLYRISGYTENLNIAFYSGEERFEGQNLSVQNVYVFQRSTNDIIVKPLHEIKGNIYSTGNVVLKSTPSTVEVTQHYTGHLIYN; encoded by the coding sequence ATGATGAAAGTAACAAAAAAACATACCGTTATTTACCTGCTCCTGCTCGCTTTTATGGGGCTTTCTTCCTGCGATTCCGGGAATGCACCGGATTGCCTGATGTCTGTTGGAACAATCGTTTCCAATGAGATTGCTGTAGCAGATTTTGATAAAATCAATATAGCCGAAGGAATTGAACTGATTGTAAAACAGGGAGCGGAAACCAAAGTGGTTCTGGAAACCGGTACCAACCTGGTTCCGGGAATCAGTATTTCGGTAGCTGACGGAGAGCTGTTTTTGCGAAACTCCAATGGCTGTAACTGGCTGCGGGAATATAACACCACCAGAGTATATGTAACCGTTCCGGATTTGAAGAACATTTATTCGGCTTCACAGTTTAATGTGAAATCAGACGGAGTGTTACACTTTCCCGATTTTAAACTGCAATCCGGAATGTTTGCCGACACGGCTTCCGGTATTTTTGAGCTGGAGGTAAACTGTACGAATCTTGTTGTAGAAGACAACCGCGCGAGCCTATACCGGATTTCCGGGTATACCGAAAACTTGAATATCGCTTTTTACTCCGGGGAAGAACGTTTTGAAGGACAAAACCTAAGCGTTCAGAATGTTTATGTATTCCAGAGAAGTACCAACGATATTATCGTAAAACCGCTCCATGAAATAAAAGGCAATATTTACAGCACCGGAAATGTCGTGCTCAAAAGTACGCCGTCAACGGTAGAAGTTACCCAGCATTATACCGGGCATTTAATCTATAATTAA
- the gldA gene encoding gliding motility-associated ABC transporter ATP-binding subunit GldA, translating into MSIEVLNISKNYGEQKALDSVSFSIKKGEIVGFLGPNGAGKSTLMKILTTFLNADEGTASVNGNDVNAAQKAVQKAVGYLPEHNPLYLDLYVREYLSFNADVYKVPKSRIDDVIALTGLTPESHKKIGELSKGYRQRVGLATALLHDPEVLILDEPTTGLDPNQLVEIRELIKSIGKNKTVFLSTHIMQEVEAICDRVIIINNGKIVTDKKLNNLMSEEKEQVIEVEFDYKIEEEFIAKISNLKSYKNIHDNTWELTFSTDKDMRPVVFDFAQDNGLKTLQLNLKNKNLEAVFREMTKKK; encoded by the coding sequence ATGTCTATTGAGGTTCTAAATATATCTAAGAATTACGGCGAGCAAAAAGCTTTGGACAGTGTTTCTTTTTCCATTAAAAAAGGTGAAATCGTTGGTTTTCTGGGCCCTAACGGCGCGGGAAAATCAACTTTAATGAAAATATTAACGACTTTTTTAAACGCCGATGAAGGCACTGCTTCCGTAAACGGAAATGATGTTAATGCGGCTCAGAAAGCGGTACAGAAAGCCGTGGGTTATTTGCCGGAACACAATCCGTTATACCTTGATTTGTACGTTCGTGAGTATTTGTCTTTTAATGCCGACGTATATAAAGTTCCGAAATCGCGTATTGACGATGTGATCGCTTTAACCGGATTAACACCGGAAAGCCATAAAAAAATCGGAGAACTATCAAAAGGATACCGTCAGCGTGTCGGGTTGGCAACAGCCTTATTGCACGATCCTGAGGTATTGATCCTGGATGAACCGACAACGGGTCTGGATCCGAATCAGCTGGTTGAAATCCGCGAGTTGATTAAAAGCATCGGTAAGAACAAGACCGTTTTTCTTTCTACACACATTATGCAGGAAGTGGAAGCCATCTGCGACCGCGTCATCATCATTAACAATGGTAAAATCGTTACCGACAAGAAACTGAACAACCTGATGTCTGAAGAAAAAGAACAGGTTATCGAAGTGGAATTTGACTATAAGATCGAGGAGGAATTTATTGCTAAGATCTCTAACCTGAAGTCCTACAAGAACATTCACGATAATACCTGGGAGCTTACGTTTTCGACCGATAAGGACATGCGTCCTGTTGTTTTTGATTTTGCGCAGGATAACGGATTAAAAACGTTACAGCTGAATCTTAAAAACAAGAATCTGGAAGCTGTTTTCCGTGAAATGACCAAAAAGAAATAA
- a CDS encoding prephenate dehydratase — MERKIAIQGIKGSFHHQVAKEYFNENKLLIECMSFDELVKNVVGNNQNLGIMALENSIAGSIIPNYALIDNNRLHIIGEHYLDIRMNLMTLPGQTIEDIQEVHSHPIALLQCKKFFSGYPHIKLVEDADTAETARRIREKGLTGIGAVGSSVASEMYELPIIAENIHTVKSNKTRFVIVKAENSVIPKNEINKASLKFELDDMQGSLAGILNIMNECRLNLTKIQSMPVIETPWQYSFFVDITFNDYADYEKARKQLEADTKEFKVLGEYKKGAV, encoded by the coding sequence ATGGAAAGAAAAATAGCAATTCAGGGAATAAAAGGCTCTTTTCACCACCAGGTGGCAAAAGAGTATTTCAACGAAAATAAATTGTTGATTGAATGCATGTCGTTTGATGAATTGGTTAAAAATGTAGTAGGGAACAACCAGAATTTAGGCATCATGGCATTGGAAAATTCAATAGCGGGTTCGATCATTCCGAACTATGCTTTAATCGATAACAACCGGCTGCACATCATCGGGGAACACTATCTGGATATCCGGATGAACCTGATGACATTACCCGGGCAAACGATTGAAGATATTCAGGAAGTACACTCACATCCGATAGCCCTGCTACAATGCAAAAAGTTTTTTAGCGGCTATCCGCACATCAAACTGGTGGAAGATGCCGATACTGCGGAAACCGCAAGACGCATCCGCGAAAAAGGATTAACCGGTATTGGCGCAGTAGGCAGCAGCGTAGCTTCCGAAATGTATGAACTGCCCATTATTGCCGAAAACATACACACCGTAAAAAGTAATAAAACCCGATTTGTAATCGTAAAAGCTGAAAATTCCGTGATACCGAAAAATGAGATCAACAAAGCGTCTTTAAAATTTGAATTGGACGACATGCAGGGAAGCCTTGCCGGGATTCTGAATATCATGAATGAATGCAGGCTGAACCTCACTAAAATTCAGTCGATGCCGGTAATAGAAACGCCCTGGCAGTATTCTTTTTTTGTGGACATCACGTTTAACGACTATGCAGATTACGAAAAAGCAAGAAAACAACTGGAAGCGGATACAAAAGAATTTAAAGTTCTTGGAGAATATAAAAAAGGAGCGGTATGA
- a CDS encoding pyridoxal phosphate-dependent aminotransferase produces MITTARRLDHVQEYYFSRKLREVRALQSAGKPVINMGIGSPDLAPATAVMEAVQKAMLQPMAHQYQSYQGLPELREAMAHFYSRNFHVTVNPDSEILPLMGSKEGILHIAMAFLNEGDGVLIPNPGYPTYASVANLVGAESIFYDLKAGRNWEPDFEALEKQDLSNVKLMWVSYPHMPTGATGSLELFEKLVAFAKKHHILLVNDNPYSFILNDNPQSVLQVEGAKEVALELNSLSKTFNMAGWRVGMVLGESKLIQAVLKVKSNMDSGMFYGIQKGAIEALKSDAAWFGQQNEIYTQRRQLVFELAQKLNCTYDENSVGLFVWAKLPEGETSAEAFVDRLLYDKDVFIAPGTIFGSNGEGYIRFSLCVEEAKIKEILNRF; encoded by the coding sequence ATGATAACAACAGCAAGAAGATTAGACCACGTGCAGGAATACTACTTCTCCCGGAAACTGAGGGAAGTGAGAGCACTACAGTCTGCAGGAAAACCGGTAATCAATATGGGAATCGGAAGTCCGGATTTAGCACCGGCCACCGCAGTAATGGAAGCGGTACAAAAAGCAATGTTACAACCTATGGCACACCAATATCAGAGTTATCAGGGATTACCGGAACTCCGTGAGGCGATGGCTCATTTTTATAGCCGGAATTTTCATGTGACGGTAAATCCGGATTCGGAGATTTTACCGTTAATGGGATCAAAGGAAGGGATATTGCACATTGCAATGGCGTTTTTAAATGAAGGGGACGGAGTGTTAATTCCCAATCCGGGCTATCCGACTTATGCATCCGTAGCCAACCTGGTAGGAGCAGAAAGTATTTTTTACGATCTGAAGGCCGGCCGCAATTGGGAACCGGATTTTGAAGCCCTGGAAAAACAGGACCTTTCCAACGTGAAATTAATGTGGGTAAGCTATCCGCACATGCCAACCGGAGCCACCGGAAGCCTGGAATTGTTCGAAAAACTGGTGGCATTCGCGAAGAAGCATCATATATTACTGGTAAATGACAACCCGTATAGTTTTATACTGAATGACAATCCGCAGTCTGTTTTACAGGTGGAAGGCGCTAAAGAAGTAGCCCTGGAACTAAACTCACTGAGCAAAACCTTTAATATGGCTGGCTGGAGAGTAGGGATGGTGCTGGGCGAAAGCAAACTGATCCAGGCCGTATTAAAGGTGAAGAGCAACATGGACAGCGGTATGTTTTACGGCATTCAGAAAGGCGCTATTGAAGCCCTGAAAAGTGATGCCGCCTGGTTCGGACAGCAAAATGAGATCTATACCCAAAGGCGGCAGCTAGTTTTTGAACTGGCACAAAAGCTGAACTGTACGTATGATGAAAACAGTGTGGGCCTGTTTGTCTGGGCAAAACTTCCGGAAGGGGAAACATCGGCGGAAGCCTTTGTAGACCGGTTATTGTACGATAAAGATGTATTTATCGCACCCGGAACTATATTTGGAAGCAATGGAGAAGGATATATCCGTTTTTCATTGTGTGTGGAAGAAGCGAAAATAAAAGAAATTCTAAACCGGTTTTGA
- a CDS encoding prephenate dehydrogenase yields MEDNEKENVFIIGLGLIGGSLALDIKKANAAAVIYGIDHSDAHLEEALQLGIIDRKAGFEALPEADWVILAIPVDKMVSVLPEILDIVKEDAVVLDVGSTKEQICKAVENHPKRRNFIATHPIAGTEFSGPSAAQEKLFEGKTNIICEVEKTAFTIQEKALQLFKKLKMRIRYMDPKSHDKHIAYVSHLSHISSFMLGKTVIEEEKNERDIFDMAGSGFESTVRLAKSSPAMWTPIFQQNKEMVLKSLSEYIDNLNNFKELLVTEDFGSVYAEMEQTNKIKEILKGIHLRKEISYGE; encoded by the coding sequence ATGGAGGATAATGAAAAAGAAAATGTTTTTATAATAGGATTGGGATTGATAGGCGGCTCATTGGCACTGGATATCAAAAAGGCAAATGCCGCTGCGGTTATTTATGGAATAGACCATAGCGATGCCCATCTGGAAGAAGCATTACAGCTGGGGATCATTGACCGGAAAGCCGGTTTTGAAGCCCTGCCGGAAGCCGACTGGGTCATACTGGCCATTCCGGTTGATAAAATGGTAAGCGTTTTGCCGGAAATACTGGATATCGTAAAAGAAGATGCCGTAGTTTTGGATGTGGGTTCCACGAAAGAACAAATCTGTAAAGCCGTTGAAAATCATCCTAAAAGGCGTAATTTTATTGCTACGCATCCGATAGCGGGCACCGAGTTTTCCGGACCGTCCGCAGCACAGGAAAAATTGTTTGAAGGAAAGACAAATATTATCTGTGAAGTTGAAAAAACGGCTTTTACCATTCAGGAAAAAGCGTTGCAGCTGTTTAAAAAGCTAAAAATGAGAATCCGTTATATGGATCCGAAATCGCATGATAAACACATTGCCTATGTTTCGCACCTGTCGCACATCAGTTCGTTTATGTTAGGAAAAACGGTTATTGAAGAAGAAAAAAACGAGCGGGATATTTTTGATATGGCCGGAAGCGGATTCGAAAGTACGGTGCGGCTGGCAAAAAGCTCCCCGGCTATGTGGACGCCCATTTTTCAGCAAAATAAGGAGATGGTATTAAAATCCCTTTCGGAATACATTGACAATTTGAATAATTTTAAAGAATTATTAGTAACAGAAGACTTCGGATCGGTTTATGCCGAAATGGAGCAAACCAATAAGATAAAAGAGATATTAAAAGGAATACATTTAAGAAAAGAGATAAGTTATGGAGAATAA
- a CDS encoding bifunctional 3-deoxy-7-phosphoheptulonate synthase/chorismate mutase type II: MENNAGMRTWLDAFNLSHPLVIAGPCSAETEEQVLKIAHELKDSDVSIFRAGIWKPRTRPGGFEGVGAIGLKWLQRAKAETGLLLAVEVANAHHVQLALEHDVDVLWIGARTTVNPFAVQEIADALKDTDKIVLVKNPVNPDLSLWLGGVERLYNANIKKLGVIHRGFSTYEKTKYRNNPEWQLPIELQSKFPDLPLICDPSHITGKRDMILEVSQQALDLNYDGLIIETHIDPENAWSDAAQQVTPAALKQIFRDLRIRKETDEADEYNQKLAGLRTQIDEIDSKLLNILGKRMKIADSIGALKKERNVAVLQNKRWNEILGKMVLEGEERGLSEEFILKMFKAIHQESIAHQEKIINS, translated from the coding sequence ATGGAGAATAATGCAGGAATGAGAACATGGTTAGACGCATTCAATTTAAGCCATCCGCTGGTAATTGCAGGACCATGCAGTGCCGAAACAGAAGAACAGGTTTTAAAAATAGCACACGAATTAAAAGACTCTGACGTGAGTATCTTCAGAGCCGGTATCTGGAAACCGAGAACAAGACCGGGCGGATTTGAAGGCGTGGGCGCTATCGGTTTGAAATGGCTGCAGCGTGCAAAAGCGGAAACAGGGCTGTTACTGGCTGTGGAAGTGGCCAATGCCCACCATGTGCAGCTGGCATTGGAGCACGATGTGGATGTGTTGTGGATTGGTGCCCGGACAACGGTAAACCCGTTTGCCGTTCAGGAAATTGCCGATGCTTTAAAAGATACCGATAAAATCGTATTGGTTAAAAATCCGGTGAATCCCGATTTGTCCTTATGGCTGGGCGGTGTAGAGCGTTTGTACAATGCGAATATTAAAAAGCTGGGAGTGATCCACAGAGGATTTTCGACCTACGAGAAAACAAAATACAGAAACAATCCGGAATGGCAGCTGCCGATAGAGCTGCAAAGCAAATTCCCTGATTTGCCGCTAATCTGTGATCCGTCGCACATTACCGGAAAAAGGGATATGATACTGGAAGTATCGCAACAGGCATTGGATCTGAATTATGACGGTTTGATTATTGAAACCCATATTGATCCTGAAAATGCATGGAGCGATGCCGCACAGCAGGTAACCCCGGCAGCTTTAAAACAAATTTTCAGAGACCTGCGAATCCGTAAGGAAACGGACGAAGCAGATGAATACAATCAGAAATTAGCCGGACTGCGTACGCAGATTGATGAAATCGACAGCAAGCTTCTGAATATTTTAGGAAAGAGAATGAAGATCGCAGACAGTATCGGGGCGTTGAAAAAAGAACGCAATGTTGCGGTTTTACAAAACAAACGCTGGAATGAGATTTTAGGTAAAATGGTACTTGAAGGAGAAGAAAGAGGGTTGAGTGAAGAGTTTATTTTGAAAATGTTTAAAGCGATTCACCAGGAAAGTATTGCGCATCAGGAAAAAATTATAAATAGTTAA